From a region of the Fischerella sp. JS2 genome:
- a CDS encoding putative toxin-antitoxin system toxin component, PIN family codes for MSSVSLSRVVIDTNVVFEGLTKQGGAAGLIIDAWLADLLTVCVSNALAYEYEDVLSRKLSETRWQKLQSVLGELLNHAQMTIIYYSWRPTSPDPGDDLVIDCAMNAGAMIVTSNIRDFQRASKSLGLKVITPVELVIKLAS; via the coding sequence ATGTCTAGTGTATCGTTGTCTCGTGTCGTTATCGACACTAACGTAGTATTTGAGGGCTTAACCAAGCAGGGTGGTGCTGCTGGTCTAATTATTGATGCATGGCTAGCTGATTTATTAACAGTCTGTGTTTCTAATGCGTTGGCTTATGAATATGAAGATGTTTTGTCTCGTAAGCTTTCAGAAACTCGTTGGCAAAAACTTCAATCTGTTTTAGGAGAACTTCTCAACCATGCTCAAATGACAATAATCTACTACTCATGGCGACCAACTTCACCTGATCCTGGAGATGATCTTGTCATTGATTGTGCAATGAATGCAGGTGCAATGATAGTCACATCAAATATTCGTGATTTTCAAAGAGCAAGCAAATCACTAGGTCTAAAAGTTATTACACCTGTTGAGTTAGTAATCAAACTCGCTTCTTAA
- a CDS encoding SUMF1/EgtB/PvdO family nonheme iron enzyme, which translates to MAETFNTRDIQAQVLKERFANLCEEYLAVNRQWSQVYDERNRLLLQKQAKDLVEQMQQVEAELKQVLGQQESVNAIPHWEDVVEQAQQSQNSLPSLRDFEFEVVRIENKGLFGFRKEHRHVGTAKYFAEDLGQGISLEMVEIPSGRFTMGAPIEESPTMYEQRPQHRVIISTFFMGKYLITQAQWRAVAALPKINRDLKPDPSKFKGDNRPVESVSWYDAVEFCARLSRKTGREYRLASEAEWEYACRAGTTTRFYFGETITTDLANYDGNCISGDAPKGKYREETTPVGYFPPNAFGLYDMHGNVWEWCADSWHNNYAGAPADGSAWQGLNDEDRVLRGGSWHSHPRNCSSASRLSYFPDNVVSYLNGFRVVCGVAPRT; encoded by the coding sequence ATGGCAGAGACGTTTAACACACGCGATATTCAAGCACAAGTGCTGAAGGAACGCTTCGCAAATTTATGCGAAGAGTATCTCGCAGTTAATAGGCAATGGAGTCAAGTGTATGATGAGCGTAACCGTCTGCTGCTTCAAAAACAGGCTAAGGATTTAGTAGAGCAAATGCAGCAAGTAGAGGCTGAGTTAAAACAGGTACTGGGACAACAAGAGTCAGTAAATGCAATTCCTCACTGGGAAGATGTAGTAGAACAAGCGCAACAATCACAAAATTCTTTACCATCTTTACGAGATTTTGAGTTTGAAGTGGTGCGGATAGAAAACAAAGGTTTATTTGGTTTCCGTAAAGAACATCGTCATGTAGGAACTGCTAAATACTTTGCCGAAGATTTGGGACAAGGTATAAGTTTGGAGATGGTGGAAATTCCTAGTGGTAGATTTACAATGGGCGCACCGATAGAAGAAAGTCCTACTATGTACGAACAAAGACCGCAACATAGAGTCATCATTTCTACTTTTTTTATGGGTAAATACCTCATCACTCAAGCCCAATGGCGAGCAGTAGCCGCATTACCGAAAATTAATCGTGATTTAAAACCTGATCCATCCAAATTTAAAGGCGATAACCGACCTGTAGAATCTGTATCTTGGTATGATGCAGTCGAATTTTGTGCCAGACTTTCCAGAAAAACAGGACGAGAATATCGACTAGCAAGTGAGGCTGAGTGGGAATATGCTTGTCGTGCTGGGACGACAACACGGTTTTATTTTGGTGAAACGATTACTACTGATTTGGCAAACTATGACGGTAACTGCATCTCTGGCGATGCGCCTAAAGGAAAGTATCGAGAAGAAACAACGCCTGTAGGATATTTTCCACCTAACGCCTTTGGTTTATACGATATGCACGGCAATGTTTGGGAATGGTGTGCAGATTCTTGGCATAATAACTATGCAGGAGCGCCAGCTGATGGCAGTGCATGGCAAGGTTTGAATGATGAAGATCGAGTGCTGCGCGGTGGTTCGTGGCACAGCCATCCTCGGAACTGTAGTTCTGCCAGCCGCCTCTCCTATTTTCCCGACAACGTCGTCAGTTACCTCAACGGTTTTCGTGTTGTGTGCGGTGTTGCGCCGAGGACTTAG
- the malQ gene encoding 4-alpha-glucanotransferase, with protein MSFQRASGILLHPTCLPSRFGIGDLGHSAYEFVDFLQRSGQRLWQILPLGPTGYEHSPYTMNFSAFAGNPLLISLEQLVQENLLSQEELTLPPESADDNPNRVNFDVVIPHKISILRLAYERFQHSLSEKSNPEYEQFCQMQSAWLDDYVLFMALLEANDGKPWSQWKSAIARREPSALQAAAQEFHDSILYHKFLQFKFFQQWSHLRAYANGKNIQIVGDISIYVCHNSSDVWANPEIFQLDSQTLEPAYIAGVPPDYFSATGQLWGNPVYDWEKLQRTNFAWWIERFRATLQYVDIVRIDHFRGFEAYWRVPSGEETAINGEWVKAPGVEFFETLGATLGSLPVMAEDLGIITPEVEELRDRFDFPGMRILQFAFGGGSDNAYLPHHYVKNCVVYPGTHDNETTLGWWQDGSKPEEKQMVAKYLGYDSPEEILEINWEFIRTALASVADLAILPLQDILGLDNSARMNDPSVNAGNWRWRYTSSDLLTSELSQRLLEMTQLYSR; from the coding sequence ATGAGCTTTCAAAGAGCAAGCGGAATTTTGTTACATCCAACTTGTCTGCCCAGTCGATTTGGCATTGGTGATTTAGGTCATTCGGCTTACGAGTTTGTGGATTTCTTGCAGAGAAGTGGCCAAAGACTGTGGCAAATATTGCCTTTGGGGCCCACTGGCTATGAGCATTCACCCTATACAATGAATTTTAGTGCTTTTGCTGGAAATCCACTGCTGATCAGTCTAGAGCAGTTGGTACAAGAGAATTTACTATCCCAAGAGGAATTGACGCTGCCACCGGAAAGTGCAGATGACAACCCTAATAGAGTTAATTTCGATGTAGTCATTCCTCACAAAATAAGTATTCTCCGTCTTGCTTATGAACGCTTTCAACATTCCTTAAGCGAGAAATCGAACCCTGAATATGAACAATTTTGTCAGATGCAATCGGCTTGGCTCGACGATTACGTCTTGTTCATGGCACTACTAGAAGCAAACGATGGCAAACCTTGGAGCCAATGGAAAAGTGCGATCGCTCGCCGTGAACCTAGTGCCTTGCAAGCCGCAGCCCAAGAATTTCATGACAGTATACTATATCATAAATTTCTACAATTTAAATTTTTTCAGCAGTGGTCACACCTGCGAGCCTACGCCAACGGCAAAAACATCCAAATAGTCGGGGATATCTCAATTTACGTTTGTCACAACAGTTCTGATGTGTGGGCAAATCCTGAGATTTTTCAACTCGACTCCCAAACCTTAGAACCTGCTTATATTGCAGGTGTGCCACCAGATTACTTTAGTGCAACTGGACAATTGTGGGGTAATCCTGTATACGACTGGGAAAAATTGCAGCGAACCAACTTTGCCTGGTGGATCGAACGTTTCCGAGCCACATTACAATACGTAGATATTGTCAGGATTGATCATTTCCGGGGTTTTGAAGCTTACTGGCGCGTACCATCCGGGGAAGAAACAGCTATCAATGGCGAGTGGGTGAAAGCACCAGGAGTCGAATTTTTTGAAACTTTAGGAGCAACTTTAGGTAGTTTGCCCGTGATGGCAGAAGATTTAGGTATTATTACACCAGAAGTAGAAGAATTGCGCGATCGCTTTGATTTTCCAGGAATGCGAATCTTGCAATTTGCCTTTGGTGGTGGTTCTGACAATGCTTATCTACCCCATCATTATGTGAAAAATTGCGTTGTCTATCCAGGAACCCACGACAACGAAACTACACTAGGTTGGTGGCAAGATGGATCTAAACCCGAAGAAAAGCAAATGGTTGCGAAATATCTCGGTTACGATTCGCCAGAAGAAATATTAGAAATCAATTGGGAGTTTATTCGTACAGCATTAGCTTCTGTTGCTGATTTAGCAATTCTTCCCCTCCAAGATATTTTGGGTTTGGATAACAGCGCTAGGATGAACGATCCGAGTGTGAACGCGGGTAACTGGCGTTGGCGTTACACCAGTTCGGATTTACTCACATCAGAATTAAGTCAAAGATTGTTAGAGATGACACAACTCTACAGTCGGTAA
- a CDS encoding toxin-antitoxin system HicB family antitoxin produces the protein MSRLTLRLPETLHQQLIHLAEGEGISLNQYIIYALTRQVTLAYSIQPISEEEVTQQQQSFAALLDKLGQASPSEIESTLAEREKVEPEAELSSEVINRLQQRIHERSKT, from the coding sequence ATGAGCCGATTAACACTTCGTTTACCTGAAACACTTCATCAGCAACTAATTCACTTGGCCGAAGGGGAAGGTATTTCTCTCAATCAATATATAATTTATGCTCTGACTCGACAAGTCACACTAGCTTATTCAATTCAGCCGATATCTGAAGAAGAAGTTACACAGCAACAGCAATCTTTCGCAGCACTTTTAGACAAGTTAGGACAGGCTTCTCCTAGTGAAATTGAATCAACTTTGGCTGAACGAGAAAAAGTTGAACCAGAAGCAGAGTTAAGTTCTGAAGTTATCAATCGTCTTCAACAGCGAATACATGAACGCTCAAAAACATAA
- a CDS encoding caspase family protein translates to MEARLKQICDAVQPDDLLWVHFACHGIVVKTAGNHKEPVLITCDTQRNLLEQQALPVAKVEQYMKGSRARRLLLTLDACHTGLDIGRDLLADPEFIHNVYEQAEGFALIAASTAQQKAFEWQEKQHGVFTYNLLEGLSGQADRAGKNFVTVDDLKNHVLDGLRRWGVKNDVLQEPTARTEGLGDMILADYRDNPKQQTKSGGSDVSQANKLEKQQLQQEFDSLSEEYMVVNKQLRQALNARERLLLNKQADDILQQMKEIEAKLK, encoded by the coding sequence GTGGAAGCGAGACTCAAGCAAATTTGTGATGCTGTGCAACCAGATGATTTACTCTGGGTGCATTTTGCTTGTCATGGGATTGTGGTGAAGACAGCAGGGAATCATAAAGAACCTGTTTTAATTACTTGTGATACTCAGCGAAACCTATTAGAACAGCAAGCGCTTCCTGTGGCTAAGGTAGAGCAGTATATGAAAGGTAGTAGAGCACGACGCTTGCTATTAACTTTGGATGCTTGTCACACTGGTTTAGATATTGGTAGAGATTTATTAGCTGATCCAGAGTTTATTCATAATGTTTACGAACAGGCTGAGGGTTTTGCGCTAATTGCAGCCAGCACAGCTCAACAAAAGGCTTTTGAATGGCAAGAAAAACAGCATGGTGTGTTTACCTATAATTTATTAGAAGGGCTAAGTGGTCAAGCTGATCGTGCAGGTAAGAATTTTGTCACCGTTGATGATTTGAAAAATCATGTGTTGGATGGTTTGCGGCGTTGGGGTGTAAAAAATGACGTTTTGCAAGAGCCGACAGCCCGTACGGAAGGATTGGGCGATATGATTTTGGCTGATTATCGGGATAATCCAAAGCAGCAAACTAAATCAGGAGGTTCTGATGTGAGTCAAGCAAATAAACTGGAAAAGCAACAATTACAACAAGAATTTGATAGTCTGAGTGAAGAGTACATGGTTGTCAATAAGCAACTCAGACAGGCGTTAAATGCTAGAGAACGTTTGCTGCTGAATAAACAAGCTGATGATATTTTGCAGCAAATGAAAGAAATTGAAGCGAAGTTAAAGTAA
- a CDS encoding CHAT domain-containing protein has protein sequence MQTILILTANPQGTSRLRLDQEVRDIAEGLERAKKRDQFILESKLAVRPRDIQRAMLEINPSIVHFSGHGTGDEGLVFEDETGLAKLVDGEALAGLFALFAEEVECVVLNGCYSDVQASAIAQHVNYVIGMKKAIADKAAIEFAVGFYDALGSGKTVEFAYKFGCAAINLAGIPDQLTPTLKKKSNIEETVVNRLLEKQVNEHTSEDFQELSNSDREILTELLTRSGRAEPSARKALCIKIGIEPNQLTFLRQSTDADFALELITYLHITDDQQALWKICKELEVVFKRGKYAADLESIKSKLKT, from the coding sequence ATGCAAACAATCTTAATTTTGACAGCGAATCCTCAAGGCACTTCACGATTACGTTTAGATCAGGAGGTACGAGATATTGCAGAAGGATTAGAGCGAGCAAAAAAACGCGATCAGTTTATTCTAGAGTCAAAGTTAGCAGTACGACCGAGGGACATCCAACGGGCAATGCTAGAGATCAATCCTTCTATTGTTCATTTTTCTGGACATGGGACGGGGGATGAGGGTTTGGTATTTGAAGATGAAACAGGTTTAGCAAAGCTAGTTGATGGAGAAGCGTTAGCGGGACTGTTTGCACTGTTTGCAGAGGAAGTTGAGTGTGTTGTTCTAAACGGCTGTTACTCAGATGTGCAAGCTTCGGCGATCGCTCAACACGTTAACTATGTGATTGGCATGAAAAAAGCGATCGCAGATAAAGCAGCAATTGAATTTGCTGTGGGTTTTTATGATGCTTTAGGATCTGGGAAAACTGTGGAATTTGCCTACAAATTTGGTTGCGCTGCCATTAATTTGGCAGGTATTCCAGACCAACTCACCCCGACTCTGAAGAAAAAATCAAATATTGAGGAGACGGTTGTTAACAGGTTGCTTGAAAAGCAAGTAAATGAACATACATCTGAGGACTTTCAGGAACTCAGCAACTCTGATAGAGAAATACTTACAGAACTCCTGACACGCAGTGGACGTGCTGAACCTTCGGCACGAAAAGCACTGTGTATAAAAATTGGAATTGAACCCAATCAACTTACATTTCTCAGACAATCAACTGATGCTGACTTTGCCTTAGAGCTAATTACTTATTTGCATATTACCGATGATCAACAAGCTCTTTGGAAAATCTGTAAGGAACTTGAAGTTGTATTTAAAAGAGGGAAGTACGCAGCTGATTTGGAAAGTATTAAATCAAAACTCAAAACTTAA
- the tnpA gene encoding IS200/IS605 family transposase, producing MKTVYNHYNHAVGLATVHLIWIPCRRARVFANNENLKLRCIEVFQSVANDKKWIIKALEVAPDHIHLLVEYDPHHSISQIVKAFKGRSSRLLRKEFPELLRLPSLWTHSYMFDTTGKISTQKVLEYINDPLHG from the coding sequence ATGAAAACTGTTTATAATCATTACAATCATGCTGTTGGATTAGCTACTGTCCATTTAATCTGGATACCATGCAGACGCGCTCGTGTATTCGCTAATAACGAAAACTTAAAACTTCGATGCATTGAAGTATTCCAGTCTGTTGCTAATGACAAGAAGTGGATTATCAAAGCATTAGAAGTTGCGCCGGATCATATACATCTACTAGTTGAATATGATCCGCACCACTCAATATCTCAAATAGTTAAAGCTTTTAAAGGAAGGTCATCAAGACTACTAAGAAAAGAATTTCCAGAATTATTGAGATTACCTAGCTTATGGACACATTCTTATATGTTTGACACGACTGGAAAGATTAGTACTCAGAAGGTTTTAGAGTATATTAATGACCCCCTTCACGGATGA
- the treS gene encoding maltose alpha-D-glucosyltransferase, producing the protein MQNPILKDDPLWFKDAVIYEVPVRAFADSDSDGIGDFCGLTQKLDYLQDLGVTAVWVLPFFPSPLRDDGYDISDYTSVNPIYGNLEDFKAFLTAAHERGIRIIIELIINHTSDQHPWFQRARRSPAGSSERNFYVWSDTPEKYQDTRIIFKDFETSNWTWDPVAKAYYWHRFYSHQPDLNFENPELQQALFNVVDFWLEMGVDGLRLDAVPYLYEREGTNCENLPETHEFLKKLRRHVDAKFPNRMLLAEANQWPEDAVEYYGQGDECHMDFHFPLMPRLYMALHMEDSFPIIDILQQTPPIPDNCQWALFLRNHDELTLEMVSDEDRDYMYKVYAQDPQARINLGIRRRLAPLMGNNRRRIELMNALLMSLPGTPVLYYGDEIGMGDNIYLGDRNGVRTPMQWSPDRNGGFSSANPQRLYAPLIVDPEYHYEAVNVEAQRANPNSLWWWTKRLIATRGRYQAFGRGTFEFLYPENRKVLAFTRNYNDEHILVVANLSRFVQTVELDLSAFNGMVPVEIFGRNAFPVISESPYFLSLGPHAFYWFTLQLQPSFTCPIRNPNQIPKLIVSGKWQNVFAKGEARTALESILPDYLCSCAWFDGKTRIIQATHVMEAIPVSHDETQAYIILLRVDYTEGDPQTYVLTLAYETDGVGSDRFSTHIEQIVAQIYVQGKQETGVLFDALGQKDFLNIPLDAIAHHHTYEGMQGKLLATSTEHFSEILTSVSEHSSNVSLEPHLLKGEHTNTGIIYGDRLICKIFRKVEAGINPDLEIGRFLTETSAKKGIPQLDHLAPVAGALEYHCKGSAPMTLGILRKYIPEIRDAWSYTLDSLRDFFELVLPKYADITDIELPPSLLQAALYIPVPEMAQEFMGNYLLAAELLGQRTAQLHIALASDLENADFAPELFSSFYQRSIYQYMRNQAGQTILLLNKHLQQLPNNVQPLAKLVINQRELILGRFQEILNHKITAMRIRCHGNYSLEEVLYTGKDFIIIDFEGNSERPLSERRMKRSPLRDVASMIGSFYYASRVALRNEEESGILRPDELPLAEHWQQFFFCWSSVAFLKSYLITSDHAAFIPKHPRELQVLLDAFLLEKVILDLDYELRNRPDWLEIPLQRILDLLQNSK; encoded by the coding sequence ATGCAAAATCCGATTTTGAAGGACGATCCGCTTTGGTTTAAAGATGCTGTAATCTATGAAGTGCCTGTACGTGCTTTTGCCGACAGTGATAGCGACGGCATTGGCGATTTTTGTGGGTTAACGCAGAAGTTAGATTATCTGCAAGATTTGGGAGTCACAGCAGTTTGGGTGCTGCCCTTTTTCCCCTCGCCACTGCGCGATGATGGCTACGATATTTCAGATTACACTAGTGTCAACCCCATCTACGGTAATCTAGAAGACTTTAAAGCTTTTTTGACAGCTGCCCATGAGCGTGGGATTCGCATTATTATTGAGTTAATTATCAATCACACCTCCGACCAACACCCTTGGTTTCAACGGGCAAGGCGATCGCCTGCGGGCAGTTCCGAAAGAAATTTTTACGTTTGGAGTGACACTCCTGAAAAATACCAGGACACGCGGATCATCTTCAAGGATTTTGAAACTTCTAACTGGACATGGGACCCGGTAGCAAAAGCCTATTATTGGCATCGCTTTTATTCTCACCAACCAGATTTAAACTTTGAAAATCCAGAGTTACAACAAGCACTGTTTAATGTTGTTGATTTTTGGTTAGAAATGGGCGTTGATGGTCTGCGTTTAGATGCAGTGCCTTATCTTTATGAACGTGAAGGAACTAACTGTGAGAATTTACCAGAAACCCACGAGTTTTTGAAGAAATTGCGGCGACATGTAGATGCTAAGTTCCCCAACCGGATGTTACTGGCGGAAGCAAATCAGTGGCCCGAAGATGCAGTAGAGTATTACGGACAAGGGGATGAGTGCCACATGGATTTTCACTTTCCCCTAATGCCACGTTTGTATATGGCGTTGCATATGGAAGATAGCTTCCCAATCATTGACATTTTGCAACAGACGCCACCCATTCCCGATAACTGTCAGTGGGCGCTATTTTTACGTAACCACGATGAACTGACTTTGGAAATGGTCAGTGATGAAGACCGGGATTACATGTACAAAGTTTACGCCCAAGATCCCCAAGCCCGGATTAATTTGGGTATTCGTCGCCGTCTCGCGCCGTTGATGGGTAATAATCGTCGCCGGATTGAGTTGATGAATGCTTTGTTAATGTCTTTACCAGGAACACCCGTATTGTATTACGGTGATGAGATTGGTATGGGGGACAATATTTATTTGGGCGATCGCAATGGTGTGCGTACGCCGATGCAGTGGAGTCCTGACAGAAACGGAGGTTTTAGCAGTGCCAATCCCCAAAGGCTTTATGCCCCTTTGATTGTAGACCCAGAGTACCACTACGAAGCGGTCAACGTGGAAGCACAACGGGCAAACCCAAATTCTCTGTGGTGGTGGACTAAACGACTAATTGCCACCAGAGGACGTTATCAAGCTTTTGGTCGGGGTACGTTTGAATTTTTATATCCAGAAAACCGCAAAGTCCTAGCTTTTACTCGCAACTACAACGATGAACACATTCTCGTTGTCGCTAATCTCTCGCGGTTTGTGCAGACTGTGGAATTGGATCTATCTGCATTCAATGGTATGGTTCCGGTAGAAATTTTTGGTCGCAATGCTTTTCCGGTAATTAGTGAATCTCCTTACTTCCTTAGCTTGGGACCCCATGCATTCTATTGGTTTACCCTGCAACTGCAACCCAGCTTTACCTGTCCGATTCGCAATCCCAACCAAATACCTAAACTCATAGTCAGTGGCAAATGGCAGAATGTTTTTGCCAAAGGTGAGGCGAGAACGGCACTTGAAAGTATACTGCCAGATTATCTGTGTAGTTGTGCTTGGTTCGATGGCAAAACACGCATTATCCAAGCTACCCATGTTATGGAAGCAATTCCTGTGAGTCACGATGAGACCCAAGCATATATTATTTTACTGCGGGTAGACTACACAGAAGGCGATCCCCAAACTTATGTTCTCACCCTTGCTTACGAGACAGATGGCGTTGGCAGCGATCGCTTTAGCACTCACATCGAACAAATTGTAGCCCAGATATATGTCCAGGGTAAACAAGAAACCGGAGTCTTATTTGATGCTTTAGGACAAAAAGACTTTTTAAATATCCCCTTGGATGCGATCGCTCATCATCATACCTACGAAGGTATGCAAGGTAAATTGCTGGCAACATCCACAGAACATTTTTCGGAAATTCTGACTTCCGTTAGCGAACACAGCAGTAATGTTTCTTTGGAACCGCATTTACTCAAAGGTGAACATACTAACACAGGCATTATCTATGGCGATCGCCTGATCTGTAAAATCTTCCGCAAAGTTGAGGCTGGTATTAACCCCGACCTCGAAATAGGTCGCTTTCTCACCGAAACTTCAGCTAAAAAAGGCATACCCCAATTAGACCACTTAGCCCCCGTCGCCGGTGCATTAGAATATCACTGTAAAGGTTCTGCACCAATGACATTGGGGATCTTGCGAAAATATATCCCTGAGATTCGCGATGCTTGGTCTTATACCCTAGACAGCTTGCGTGACTTTTTTGAACTAGTTCTGCCAAAATACGCAGATATAACTGATATTGAACTACCCCCCTCCTTGTTGCAAGCAGCGCTATATATTCCAGTCCCGGAAATGGCTCAAGAATTTATGGGTAATTACCTATTGGCTGCTGAATTGCTGGGACAACGAACTGCCCAATTGCACATAGCACTGGCATCAGACCTGGAAAACGCAGACTTTGCACCAGAGCTATTTTCTTCCTTCTACCAGCGCTCCATCTACCAATACATGCGGAATCAGGCAGGGCAGACCATATTGCTATTGAATAAACATTTGCAGCAATTGCCTAATAATGTCCAACCTTTAGCAAAATTGGTAATCAACCAACGCGAGTTGATTTTGGGGCGCTTTCAGGAAATCTTAAACCACAAAATCACTGCCATGCGGATTCGGTGTCATGGCAACTATTCCTTAGAGGAAGTGTTGTACACAGGTAAAGATTTTATCATCATTGATTTTGAGGGTAACTCAGAACGTCCTTTGAGTGAACGCCGGATGAAGCGATCGCCCCTACGGGATGTTGCCTCAATGATCGGATCTTTTTACTATGCCAGCCGTGTTGCTTTGCGTAACGAAGAAGAAAGCGGTATCCTGCGTCCTGATGAGTTACCACTGGCAGAACACTGGCAGCAGTTCTTTTTCTGCTGGTCTAGCGTCGCCTTTTTAAAATCCTATCTGATCACCTCAGATCACGCAGCCTTCATACCCAAGCATCCTAGAGAGTTACAAGTCCTCCTTGATGCTTTCTTGTTAGAAAAAGTCATCCTGGATTTAGACTACGAACTCAGAAACCGTCCGGATTGGCTCGAAATTCCTTTACAGCGAATTTTGGATTTGTTACAAAACTCGAAGTAA